TTTTGCCGAACCAAGCCGCGCCCTCAATTATTAGGCATTGCATAGGGCATTGATATGGTTGCTGCAAAGTAGCGACCCGGTTCTACAAGCAAATTCTTTGCCGAAGTTTACTGCCATGGGTGTGCAGATGACAACGTTATGGCCGCCGGTGTTTGAGCCCGTGCCCGGGCGACCATGCTTTGAGTGTAGCGTTTTCACAGGAATATGCGCCAGTCCGGCTGTTTGCAGGATCAGGCAATTCGCGGCGCCGTCAATTCGCAACTCGACCTGTGAGCGCTTTTTTCTTTTCAGCCCCTCTTTCATCAGAACTTCTTTGTCAGAGGCTGATTTTTCAAGGACTGCGTTTTCAAATACTGGGCTTTTCAGCGCTACGTTCTTTTTCAATATCGCTGTTTGCATCAATCCAGTCGGTGTTACCAGTAATCCCAAAACGAATCTTATAAGCGAAATTCGTTCCCCAGGTAGACTTCCTTCACCTGCTGGTTGGCCAGGATATCGTCCGCATGTCCGGAGGCAATGATGTGCCCGCCACTGACGATATAGGCATTTTCGCAGATATCGAGGGTCTCACGCACGTTATGATCTGTAATCAGGACGCCGATGCCTTTGTCCCGCAAATGGCGAATGATCTGCTTGATGTCGCTGACAGAAATCGGATCCACCCCGGCGAAGGGTTCATCCAGCAGGATAAAGGCCGGCTCCATGGCCAATGCCCGGGCTATCTCCACCCGCCTTCGCTCTCCCCCCGAAAGGGCCATCCCGAGGCTGTCACGAATATGGGTAATGTGAAACTCTTCCAGCAGGTTTTTCAGGCGGCTCTCACGATCAGCACGGGACAGACCCTTGCGTGTTTCCAGGATCGCCATGATGTTGTCGCGCACGCTGAGCTTGCGGAAAACGGATGCTTCCTGTGGCAGGTAACCGATTCCCGCGCGGGCGCGGCCATGCATCGGCAGAGGGGTGATGTCGCGATCGTCTATTGTGACCCGACCGCGGTCGGCCGGCACCAGGCCCACGATCATGTAGAAGCAGGTGGTTTTACCCGCACCGTTGGGGCCAAGGAGTCCAACGATTTCACCGCTTCGGATTTCCAGGGAAACATCCTTGACGACGTTCACCTGCTTATAGCTCTTCGCCAGGTTGCTCGCGCAGAGGATGGCCATCAGTTGGCTCCGTCCTGGTTGCTTTCACTCTGACGGGGTTGAATGACCATTTCCACCCGTCCGTCCGAGTCAGCGTCACGGCCGCCTTCGGCCACTACGACGCGACTGGCCGTATTATATTCGATGTGATCGCCTTTGAAGACGTTGCCTTCCTGGCGAATGACCGCCTGCTTCTCGAAGGTGATGCGGTTCTCACCCGCGGCATAGATGATCGTCAGGGCTTCTGCATCGGTCTTCGGGGTTTCGCCCTGGCGTGGCTGGGTATAGTGGGCCGGTTGTCCGAACGCTTCGATGCGATCGAGTACACCTTCGGTGCGATACAAAACCACCCGGTCGGCGGTCAGTTCCGTAGCATCCTGCCGTACGACCACGTCGCCGGTGTAGACCGCCGTACCCTCAGCGTCATCCAGGCGGGCGCTATCGGCGCTCACCTTGATCGGGTTGTCCGAGTCCAGGTCGAAGGCCGTCACGTGACTGCCCACCATGACTAGAGCGACGCCGAGGAGTCCTTGGAGTATGCGGGCTTTACCGGTTTGAGGGCGTGTCATACTGTCCTTCCACCTGTGATTTGAGTTCCACGATTCGTTCGTCGATCCAGGCCTGCATACCCGTTGCCCGGGTGATGCCGCGGGGTTCGGTCAGGACTACCGGGGCGTCAGTGTGCACAATGCGCTCGTCGTTATCCAGCGTGAGATGCTCAGTTTCCAGTTGGCCCTCCTGACCGGAGGGGAGGAGGCGGGTAATGACCACGTTGCCACTGAGTCTGATGATATCCCTGTCCAGCTGGTAGCGGCCCTCGTTTGCCCTGACGGTCCAGGGGGTACCGGTGCTGACGTCGATAAGGCGGCCCCTGGGCTCGTTCATGTGGGCCAGGTTCTGGTCATCGAACTGCTCGATGCGAGGGCTGCTGATAATGGTCGAGACCTCGCCCGATTCGGCAAACGACCGGTACTCGCCATTAACGACGAAGCTGTCGGGTTCCTGGGGTCCGCGGAGCTGGGCCGCCGGATCGACGTCGCTTTTCTCGTCGCTCTGCCACAACAGTCCGATCAGCACCGCCGAAAGGGCAGCGATGCCCAGGTAGCGCAGTCGGAGGAGGTTGAGGCGGCTCAGCATGGCTCAGCCTCCGCTTCCGTGATAGGTCTGGTGCAGGTCGGCAAGCTTGTTCTGTGCCTGCAGGATCAGATCGCAGATTTCCCGGACGGCGCCTTCGCCGCCGCCAGTTTCGGTGCAATAGTCGGCCTGCTCACGCACGTACCAGTGGCCGTTGGGCACGGTGATGCCCAGTCCGGCGAGCATGATGGCGCCCAGGTCCGGCAGGTCGTCGCCCATATAGGCTGCCGACTCGGCCGGGATATTCAGGTCCTGCAATAGCTCGCGCAGTGCGCTCTCCTTGTCCTCTCGCCCTTGTTGTAGGTGCTGTATGCCCAGGTCCCGCGCGCGGCGAGCGGTCAGCGGGGAGTTGCGGCCGGTGATGATGGCCACTTCGACGCCGTTGCGTCGAAGCTGTTTGATGCCGTGGCCGTCGAGGATGTTAAAGGCTTTCATCTCGTCGCCCTGGGCCGTGAAGTAGAGCTGTCCATTGGTCATGACTCCATCGACATCCAGTGCCAGTAGGCGGATGCCGGCAGCTTTACTGATCAAATCCTCGGGTAGGGGGCGTTCCATTCGGAGGTCCTTCACGGTCATTCTTGAGTCTCGTTTAGGGTGTCTGTCGGCACCTGTCTTCAAATGACCCCGGCGCGCAGCAAGTCGTGCATGTTGATGGCGCCGACCAGTCGTCCTTCACGGTTCAGTACCGGCAGTGCATTGATCTTTACTTCGTCCATCAGCTTGAGCGCTTCCGCGGCGAGCTGGTCGTCGTAGATGCTGCGTCCCCCGGCAGTCATAACCTCGCTGATCGGCGTCACACGGACATCGATATTACGGTCAAGCGTGCGGCGCAGGTCGCCATCGGTGAAGATGCCTACGATCATGCCGTTGTCATCTACGACCGTTGTCATGCCCAGGCCCTTGCGTGAAATTTCAAGCAAGGCGCCACTGAGCAGAGTGTCGGTAGAGACCCGGGGGATACGGTCGCCAGTGTGCATGATGTCGGAAACCCGGAGCAGCAGGCGACGGCCCAGGCTGCCACCGGGGTGTGAAAAGGCGAAATCTTCAGCGCTGAAACCTCGCGCCTCGAGCAAGGCCACCGCCAGGGCATCGCCCATGACGAGGGTAGCCGTGGTACTGCTGGTCGGTGCCAGGTTCAATGGGCAGGCTTCACGCGGTACGCTGACATCGAGGTTGACCACCGCTTCCTGGGCCAATACGGACTCCGCATCGCCGGTCATGCTGATCAGAGGCGCGCCCATGCGCTTGAGCAGGGGCAGAATGGTCAGCACTTCGCTGGTCTTACCGGAATTGGAGATGGCGAGAACCACGTCCTGGCCGGTAATCATGCCCAGATCACCGTGGCTGGCCTCACCGGGATGCACGAAAAAGGATGGTGTGCCGGTACTGGCCAGGGTCGCGGCAATCTTCTTGCCGATATGGCCGGACTTGCCCATGCCGGTCACGACCACGCGGCCGGAGCACGACATGATAACTTCGCAGGCTTTGGAAAAGGTGTCGTCGATCCGATTGGCGAGGGCGTCGATAGCCTCGCGCTGGATAGCAATGGCCTGACGCGCCGAATCGATAAAGGACGTTGTCATAATTGCAGAAATATCTCTCTAGCGCGCTGCATGGTAAAGCAGGGCGGTGTATGCAATGTATCCGGCCAGCAGTATACCACCTTCAAAGCGGGCCAGTTTTCCCTTTTTCTGCATGCCATAGGCGAACGCGGCGAGCAGCAACGTGAGTCCACCCATGGTCGCATAGTCGCGGTAGAGCACGTCGGTCTCCACGCGTAGCGGGTTGAGCAGCGCCGGCATTGCCAGTACGGCCAGCAGGTTGAACAGGTTGGAGCCTACGATGTTGCCGAGCGCGACGTCGTGATGCCCCTTGAGGGCGCTGGCAACCGAGGCGGCCAGTTCCGGCAGGCTGGTGCCGATCGCGACGATGGTCAGGCCGACGATCAGTTCGCTCACGCCCAGGGATAGCGCCATCTCGGTAGCACCCCAGACCAGGATCCGTGAACTCAGGACCAGGGCGGCCAGTCCAATAACGAACCAGAGGACCGCTCGTCCCGTAGTCATGGCAGGAATGTCCTCGAGTTCCTCGACGAATTCCGGAGCGTCCGAAGGGTCGTTGTTGCGACTCATGAGGAACAGCGACACCCCAAGCATGATGAGAAAGAGAATGCCGTCGAGGGGGGACAGTTCGTTGTCCAGCAACAATGGAAATACCAGAATGGTGACAGCCAGCAGGATGGGGAACTCACGAAACAGAACGGTACGTTTCAGCGGTATTGGTGCGATCAGGGTGGTGATCCCCAGCACCAGGCCGATATTGGCGATGTTCGAACCGAGTGCGTTACCTACCGCCAGCGCCGGCGCGTCAGTGAGCGCCGCTGTGGCGGAGACCAGCATCTCGGGTGCTGAAGTGCCGAACGCGACGATCGTAAGGCCGATCAGAAGAGGTGACATGCCGAAGCCGCGGGCAATGGCAACCGATCCTTCGACGAATCGGTCGGCGCTCCAGATCAGTAGTACAAGACCGGCAACGAGCGCGCCAATGTAGGGGAGTAAGGACATCCTGCGGTTTCCTGTTTTGAAGACCGAATAGGTTGTTGGAGCAATTAGGTATTTGATTTGCGAAGGCGTGGGATTGTGCGTGAGATGGTGGATTGCCGCAACCGGGCGGGCGCTAAGCGGGAAATCGGGGTATTCTACGGGTCCGTCGACGATGTAACCGCGTAACGCGCTGACGGTGGCTCGTTGCAGTCGCGTTTGAGCTTCGCAGCGACTTCGCTTAATGTACCGCACTGCCACTTGGCGTACTGTCAGAGTACACTGGCGTCCGTGTCCGCCATAGCGTTATGACGAGCACGTATGTAACGGATTTAATGGGTGTTTAATGCGTCACTAACGCAGCATGCCCTCGTACTATTCCAATAGGAAGGTCTTGATGGCGTCCACGTACAGCGATATCGAGAGTACGTACATCGATATTGAGAATCTGGTGTTCCTGCGTGGCGAACGCCGGATTTTTGATGGTCTTTCCCTCAAGATTCCCCGCGGCAAGGTCACGGCCATCATGGGGCCGAGCGGCACCGGCAAGACCACATTGCTCAAGCTGATCGGCGGCCAGCTCAAGCCGGACAGTGGGCGAATCCTGGTCGACGGGCAAGCAGTCCACGACCTGGGCCGTTCTGCGCTCTATGCCTTACGGGCCCGAATAGGCATGCTGTTCCAGAGTGGGGCTCTCTTTTCAGACCTGAGTGTCTACGAGAATGTTGCTTTTCCGCTACGCGTTCATACCGACCTGCCCGAAGATATGATCCGCGACATCGTGCTCATGAAGCTCGAAGCGGTGGGGTTGCGTGGTGCGCGCAAGCTTATGCCGTCCGAACTCTCTGGCGGCATGACGCGCCGGGTCGCCTTGGCGCGAAGCATTGCCCTGGATCCCGAACTGATCATGTACGACGAGCCGTTCACCGGGCAGGACCCGATTGCCAAGGGCGTGTTGGTGGAAATGATCAGCAAGCTCAATCGGACCATGGGGCTGACCAGCGTGCTGGTCTCCCATGACGTGCCTGAATCGCTGAGTATCTGCGATTACGCCTGTATCGTCTCCAATGGCAAGGTCATTGGTGAGGGCGTGCCGTCGGACCTCAAGGCCAGCGAATCCGAGCGGGTCCAGCAGTTCCTGCAGGGCAAGCCCGACGGTCCGGTTCCCTTCCACTATTCCGCTCGGGCGATCGCCGAAGATCTTGCTGGAGTCTCCCAATGATTGCACGTCTGGCCGCGTTGGGGCGAGGAACCCTTGATACTTTCGCATCTGTTGGTCGTTCCGGTGAGTTCCTCTTCCGCAGTATCGTTGCCGTGCCACGCCCGGCGACCGGGTTGCCGCTCCTGATCAAACAGATTTACGCCGTGGGCGTGCTTTCCCTCGCGATTATCGTCGTCTCGGGCCTGTTTATCGGCATGGTGCTGGGACTTCAGGGTTACAACATTCTCTCTGACTATGGCTCCGAACAGGCTATTGGCCAGATGGTGGCGTTAACCCTGGTGCGTGAGCTTGGCCCGGTCGTGACTGCATTACTGTTCGCTGGCCGTGCCGGGTCGGCGCTAACGGCGGAAATAGGTCTGATGAAGGCTACCGAGCAGCTCTCCAGTATGGAAATGATGGGCGTCGATCCATTGCGGCGGGTGATTGCGCCGCGGTTCTGGGCAGGCTTTATCGCCATGCCGCTACTCGCGATGATCTTTTCGGTGGTGGGTATCTGGGGTGGCATGCTGGTCGGCGTGGACTGGCTGGGTGTGTTCGAGGGCTCTTACTGGGCCAATATGCAGTCTTCCGTGGCGTTTTATGAGGATGTCCTCAACGGCATCGTCAAGAGTATTGTGTTCGGCTTCGTCTGCACCTGGATCGCAGTCTACCAGGGCTATGACGCGGTACCGACTTCCGAGGGCATAAGCTCGGCGACGACAAAGACCGTGGTCTTCTCGTCGCTGGCGGTCCTGGGTCTCGATTTTATTCTTACAGCAGTCATGTTCGGAGAAATCTGATGCGTCAGAGAACGTTGGAAATTGTAGTCGGGTGTTTCATGCTCGCAGGCATCGGTGCACTGCTGTTCCTCGCGTTGCAGGTCAGCGGCCTGACACCGCAATCGGGTGAGCCGACCTACAAGGTTTACGCCAATTTCAACGATATCGGTGGCTTATCGGTGCGTGGCCAGGTCTCCATGGCCGGCGTTACCATCGGCGAAGTCACCGATATCACGCTGGATCGTGAAACTTACCAAGCTCGGGTCGAAATGGCGGTTAACCGGTCGGTGGATATCATTCCGACGGATAGCACGGCGGTTATCCGTACTGCTGGTCTTTTGGGAGAAAAGTATATCGATGTATCCATTGGCGCCGATCAGTCGTACATGCAACCAGGCGATACCTTTTACGGTACTCAATCTGCGCTCAACATCGAACGGTTGATCAGTAACTTTGCATCGGGCAAATAAGCTGCAGGTTTGGGCAAGGCGCAAGTTGCACTCGGCGTGTAACCTGTGCATGTAAAGCAAGGCAGGAGCAGGTTTATGAAGGCAGTCCAGCAACTCTGGATCGGTTTGGTGGCTCTGGTTTCCATGGTTTTGGGCATGCCCGCCATGGCGGACGAGTCGTTGCGTCAGTACGTGGACGAAAACACCCAGGAACTGGTGCAGAAGCTCAACGAAGAGCGTTCTCTCTACAGCAAGAATCCTGAAGCCTTCTATCGCGAGATGGAAAGCGCGCTGGAGGATTTTGTCGACTTTCGCCGGATCGCGGCCCGAGTCATGGGTCGGTATGCTCATCAGGCTTCTCCCGAGCAGCGTGATGCCTTCGTCGAGAAGTTCAAGCGCAGCCTGTTCGATAGCTATGCCAAGGCACTGGTTGAGGCCGACAGCTTCACGATTGACGTGAAGGAGGCGACAATAAACCAGAACAATTCAGATCGAGCATCTGTCCAATTGCAGGTGAACACCGCTTCCGGTAACCGCTACCCGGTGACTTACTCGATGTTCAAGGCGAATAACGGTAATTGGATGATGGAGAATGTCATCGTCGAGGGTGTAAATATTGGACTTGCGTTCCGGGACCGTTTCGCTCAGGAAATGGAAGAAAGCCGTGGCAACGTGCAAGCTGTCATCGACGGTTGGACTGACAGTGTGAAGGACCTGAACCTCGACGACGAGGTGGACCAGTCGTGAATGCCCAGGCCCCAGCGCTCGTGGAAAAAGACCCCGAAGGTTGTCTGAAGCTCTCAGGTACGGTGCTTGAGCCTGATGTACGCGCTGTGCGCAAGGAAGGTGAGCGGCTGCTGGGTGAGTGGGGTAGTGGCGAATGCACGGTTGATGTCGCCGGGCTGAACAACGCCAGCAGCGTCGTGCTTTCCCTGATGTTGTGCTGGAAGCGGGAAGCCATCCGGCGCAACATCGAGCTGCGTTTCGAAGGCGCTAATGAGCGTCTTCGTGATTTGGCAGAGATGAGCCACGTCGCCGGGTACCTGGGTCTCGAAAGCGCCTGATCGACATCATTGGATATCTATTGTTTAGCCTGCCTCGGTAATTCGATACAATCCCGCGTCTAACCCGCCTCTGTGCAAGGGTCTTTGAAAAGTCCGGAATGGCCGATAATTCTGAGCCACAGTCGTGGATTCATCATGGGGCTAAATGGCTACCCGTGTCCGGGGCTTTTTACAGATTGCTCGTACAGCGGCCGGCCGATTCCCGACTGGGTTGCCGGTTGCAGCCCACTCTCTAGAACAGATGAGGTATATATGCAGGCGGAGGACGTCGCAGAACTGGTCCGCAAAGAGCTGCCGGATTGCGAAATCCAGGTCCAGAACGATGGCAACCACTATCTGGTGGTCGCCGTTGGTGAGCGGTTCGAAGGTATGTCACCGGTCAAGAAGCAGCAGCTGATCTACTCAGCGCTCAACGAGCAGTTGGCCGAAGGAACCATACACGCCCTGACGATCAAGGCCTTTACACCCGCGCAGTGGGCAGCACGTCAGGGGCAATAGTTCTTGCCGGGCAAACTTTCGTAGGGCAAGGCGATTTCTGGTCCAAGGGTGACTGTAAAAAGCTATACCGCCCGTTTTGCATAACGTTGATCGCCACTGTGTGCGACACCTTACTAACAGGACAAGAATTGTGGACAAACTACTCATCCGCGGTCGCAAGCCGCTGGACGGTGAGATCCGGATTTCCGGCGCCAAGAACTCGGCTCTTCCCATCCTGGCCGCCACCCTGCTGGCCGATGAGCCGGTAACGGTAGGCAACCTGCCGCACCTCAACGACATCACCACGATGATCGAACTGCTCGGGCGCATGGGTGTGGAACTCATGATCGACGAGAAGATGAGCGTCGAGATCCACGCCAACACGATCAAGGAATTCCACGCGCCTTATGAGCTGGTCAAGACCATGCGCGCGTCGATCCTCGTGCTGGGTCCGCTGGTCGCCCATTTTGGCCGGGCCGAGGTCTCTCTGCCGGGTGGTTGTGCCATCGGTAGTCGGCCGGTCAACCTGCATATCCAGGGGCTCGAGCAGATGGGAGCCGAGGTCAAGGTGGAGAACGGCTATATCAAGGCCCGCTCCAACGGCCGTCTGAAGGGCGCGCATATCTTCCTGGATACCGTTACCGTAACAGGCACCGAGAACCTGATGATGGCCGCGGCCCTGGCCGATGGTAAGACCATCCTCGAAAATGCGGCCCGCGAACCGGAAGTCGTCGACCTTGCCGAATGCCTGATTGCCATGGGCGCGGATATCAAGGGGCAGGGCACGGCCACGATCGAAATCAACGGTGTAGAGCGTCTGCACGGCTGTACTTACAACGTGCTGCCGGACCGGGTGGAGACAGGAACCTACCTCGTTGCGGCCGCGGCGACCGGCGGTCGTGTCAAGGTCAAGGATACGCGTGAGGATCTGCTTGAGGCCGTGCTGCTCAAGTTGAGTGAAGCGGGTGCCCATATTTCGACCGGTAAGGACTGGATCGAGCTGGACATGAAGGGTAATCGGCCCCGTGCTGTCAATCTTCGTACGGCGCCTTATCCGGCCTTCCCGACCGATATGCAGGCGCAATTTGCGGCAATGAACAGCGTCGCGGAGGGCAGCGGCTCCATCACGGAGACGGTGTTCGAGAATCGCTTCATGCATATCCAGGAATTGATCCGCATGGGTGCTGACATCGCGCTGGAAGGCAACACCGCCATCATCAAGGGCGTTGGCAGCCTCAATGGTGCGCCGGTCATGGCCACGGACCTGCGAGCCTCGGCCAGCCTGGTTATTGCAGGGTTGGTCGCTGATGGGGATACCATCGTCGACCGCATCTACCATATCGACCGCGGCTACGAGTGTATCGAAGAGAAGTTGCAGCTCCTGGGTGCAAGCATCCGCCGGCTGCCTGCTTGATCCAGCATTGTGGACGTATTATGACTGATAGCATCACCATCGCGCTCTCCAAGGGGCGGATCCTCAAGGAGACGTTGCCGCTACTGGCGGAGGCGGGCATCGAGCCGGTCGACGATATCGATCGATCACGCAAGCTGGTGTTTCCCACCAGCGATCCGAATGTCCGGCTATTGATTATCCGGGCGACGGATGTACCGACGTACGTCCAGTATGGCGGCGCTGATCTTGGTGTGACCGGTAAGGACGTGTTGATGGAGCATGGTGGTGCTGGCCTCTATGAGCCCCTGGATCTGAATATCGCCCGTTGTAAGCTGATGACGGCAGGACCAGTGGGGGTAAAGGCGCCCCAGGGTCGAGTGCGGGTGGCCACCAAGTTCGTCAACCTTGCCCGCCAGTACTATGCCTCACAGGGACGGCAGGCCGACATTATCAAGCTATATGGCGCGATGGAGTTGGCTCCCATACTGAACCTGGCCGACGAGATCGTGGACATTGTCGATACCGGCAATACCCTCAAGGCCAACGGGCTGGAGCCGCGCGAGCTGATCACGCATATCAGTACGCGCCTGGTTGCCAACCGTGCCTCAATGAAGATGAAACACCGGGGACTGCACCCTATTATTGAACAGTTGGGGGCAGCGGTGGATCGTCGCCGTAACGACTGATTCACAGCCGACGCCTTCGATTTTTAGTCGCCCCGTATTTGGCGGTACTTACGTGTGCCGCCCTGGAACTCCTGCTTTGTTCGTATCCCGAGAGGATGTGTTATGACTGAGGTCACCGTAAAACGCCTGTCCGCGGCCGATGCGGATTTTGATGCCACCCTCGATCGCCTGCTGGCCTGGGAGGATAGTGTCGATCATCAGGTGAACGAGTCGGTCCGTCATATCCTCCAAGCCGTAAGAACCCGTGGCGACGCGGCATTGCTGGAATTTACCTCCAAATTCGATCAGGTGGACGCGGCAAGCGTGGCAGAGTTGGAAATTTCCGCCGAACGGCTGCAGCAGGCACTGGACAAGATTCCAGCGGACCAGCGCGAGGCGCTGGAAAAGGCCGCCGAGCGTATCCGTAGCTACCACGAGCGGCAGAATGCGGGCTCCTGGCAGTATGAAGAAGACGATGGAACGGTCCTGGGGCAGAAAGTGACTGCGCTGGATCGGGCCGGTCTTTACGTA
The window above is part of the Marinobacter nanhaiticus D15-8W genome. Proteins encoded here:
- a CDS encoding STAS domain-containing protein, which translates into the protein MNAQAPALVEKDPEGCLKLSGTVLEPDVRAVRKEGERLLGEWGSGECTVDVAGLNNASSVVLSLMLCWKREAIRRNIELRFEGANERLRDLAEMSHVAGYLGLESA
- a CDS encoding calcium/sodium antiporter, encoding MSLLPYIGALVAGLVLLIWSADRFVEGSVAIARGFGMSPLLIGLTIVAFGTSAPEMLVSATAALTDAPALAVGNALGSNIANIGLVLGITTLIAPIPLKRTVLFREFPILLAVTILVFPLLLDNELSPLDGILFLIMLGVSLFLMSRNNDPSDAPEFVEELEDIPAMTTGRAVLWFVIGLAALVLSSRILVWGATEMALSLGVSELIVGLTIVAIGTSLPELAASVASALKGHHDVALGNIVGSNLFNLLAVLAMPALLNPLRVETDVLYRDYATMGGLTLLLAAFAYGMQKKGKLARFEGGILLAGYIAYTALLYHAAR
- the lptC gene encoding LPS export ABC transporter periplasmic protein LptC, whose translation is MLSRLNLLRLRYLGIAALSAVLIGLLWQSDEKSDVDPAAQLRGPQEPDSFVVNGEYRSFAESGEVSTIISSPRIEQFDDQNLAHMNEPRGRLIDVSTGTPWTVRANEGRYQLDRDIIRLSGNVVITRLLPSGQEGQLETEHLTLDNDERIVHTDAPVVLTEPRGITRATGMQAWIDERIVELKSQVEGQYDTPSNR
- a CDS encoding KpsF/GutQ family sugar-phosphate isomerase — encoded protein: MTTSFIDSARQAIAIQREAIDALANRIDDTFSKACEVIMSCSGRVVVTGMGKSGHIGKKIAATLASTGTPSFFVHPGEASHGDLGMITGQDVVLAISNSGKTSEVLTILPLLKRMGAPLISMTGDAESVLAQEAVVNLDVSVPREACPLNLAPTSSTTATLVMGDALAVALLEARGFSAEDFAFSHPGGSLGRRLLLRVSDIMHTGDRIPRVSTDTLLSGALLEISRKGLGMTTVVDDNGMIVGIFTDGDLRRTLDRNIDVRVTPISEVMTAGGRSIYDDQLAAEALKLMDEVKINALPVLNREGRLVGAINMHDLLRAGVI
- the hisG gene encoding ATP phosphoribosyltransferase, with the protein product MTDSITIALSKGRILKETLPLLAEAGIEPVDDIDRSRKLVFPTSDPNVRLLIIRATDVPTYVQYGGADLGVTGKDVLMEHGGAGLYEPLDLNIARCKLMTAGPVGVKAPQGRVRVATKFVNLARQYYASQGRQADIIKLYGAMELAPILNLADEIVDIVDTGNTLKANGLEPRELITHISTRLVANRASMKMKHRGLHPIIEQLGAAVDRRRND
- a CDS encoding KdsC family phosphatase, with the translated sequence MERPLPEDLISKAAGIRLLALDVDGVMTNGQLYFTAQGDEMKAFNILDGHGIKQLRRNGVEVAIITGRNSPLTARRARDLGIQHLQQGREDKESALRELLQDLNIPAESAAYMGDDLPDLGAIMLAGLGITVPNGHWYVREQADYCTETGGGEGAVREICDLILQAQNKLADLHQTYHGSGG
- a CDS encoding BolA family protein, encoding MQAEDVAELVRKELPDCEIQVQNDGNHYLVVAVGERFEGMSPVKKQQLIYSALNEQLAEGTIHALTIKAFTPAQWAARQGQ
- the murA gene encoding UDP-N-acetylglucosamine 1-carboxyvinyltransferase — translated: MDKLLIRGRKPLDGEIRISGAKNSALPILAATLLADEPVTVGNLPHLNDITTMIELLGRMGVELMIDEKMSVEIHANTIKEFHAPYELVKTMRASILVLGPLVAHFGRAEVSLPGGCAIGSRPVNLHIQGLEQMGAEVKVENGYIKARSNGRLKGAHIFLDTVTVTGTENLMMAAALADGKTILENAAREPEVVDLAECLIAMGADIKGQGTATIEINGVERLHGCTYNVLPDRVETGTYLVAAAATGGRVKVKDTREDLLEAVLLKLSEAGAHISTGKDWIELDMKGNRPRAVNLRTAPYPAFPTDMQAQFAAMNSVAEGSGSITETVFENRFMHIQELIRMGADIALEGNTAIIKGVGSLNGAPVMATDLRASASLVIAGLVADGDTIVDRIYHIDRGYECIEEKLQLLGASIRRLPA
- a CDS encoding MlaC/ttg2D family ABC transporter substrate-binding protein, encoding MKAVQQLWIGLVALVSMVLGMPAMADESLRQYVDENTQELVQKLNEERSLYSKNPEAFYREMESALEDFVDFRRIAARVMGRYAHQASPEQRDAFVEKFKRSLFDSYAKALVEADSFTIDVKEATINQNNSDRASVQLQVNTASGNRYPVTYSMFKANNGNWMMENVIVEGVNIGLAFRDRFAQEMEESRGNVQAVIDGWTDSVKDLNLDDEVDQS
- the lptA gene encoding lipopolysaccharide transport periplasmic protein LptA — its product is MTRPQTGKARILQGLLGVALVMVGSHVTAFDLDSDNPIKVSADSARLDDAEGTAVYTGDVVVRQDATELTADRVVLYRTEGVLDRIEAFGQPAHYTQPRQGETPKTDAEALTIIYAAGENRITFEKQAVIRQEGNVFKGDHIEYNTASRVVVAEGGRDADSDGRVEMVIQPRQSESNQDGAN
- the mlaE gene encoding lipid asymmetry maintenance ABC transporter permease subunit MlaE, producing MIARLAALGRGTLDTFASVGRSGEFLFRSIVAVPRPATGLPLLIKQIYAVGVLSLAIIVVSGLFIGMVLGLQGYNILSDYGSEQAIGQMVALTLVRELGPVVTALLFAGRAGSALTAEIGLMKATEQLSSMEMMGVDPLRRVIAPRFWAGFIAMPLLAMIFSVVGIWGGMLVGVDWLGVFEGSYWANMQSSVAFYEDVLNGIVKSIVFGFVCTWIAVYQGYDAVPTSEGISSATTKTVVFSSLAVLGLDFILTAVMFGEI
- a CDS encoding ABC transporter ATP-binding protein; this translates as MASTYSDIESTYIDIENLVFLRGERRIFDGLSLKIPRGKVTAIMGPSGTGKTTLLKLIGGQLKPDSGRILVDGQAVHDLGRSALYALRARIGMLFQSGALFSDLSVYENVAFPLRVHTDLPEDMIRDIVLMKLEAVGLRGARKLMPSELSGGMTRRVALARSIALDPELIMYDEPFTGQDPIAKGVLVEMISKLNRTMGLTSVLVSHDVPESLSICDYACIVSNGKVIGEGVPSDLKASESERVQQFLQGKPDGPVPFHYSARAIAEDLAGVSQ
- the lptB gene encoding LPS export ABC transporter ATP-binding protein translates to MAILCASNLAKSYKQVNVVKDVSLEIRSGEIVGLLGPNGAGKTTCFYMIVGLVPADRGRVTIDDRDITPLPMHGRARAGIGYLPQEASVFRKLSVRDNIMAILETRKGLSRADRESRLKNLLEEFHITHIRDSLGMALSGGERRRVEIARALAMEPAFILLDEPFAGVDPISVSDIKQIIRHLRDKGIGVLITDHNVRETLDICENAYIVSGGHIIASGHADDILANQQVKEVYLGNEFRL
- the mlaD gene encoding outer membrane lipid asymmetry maintenance protein MlaD is translated as MRQRTLEIVVGCFMLAGIGALLFLALQVSGLTPQSGEPTYKVYANFNDIGGLSVRGQVSMAGVTIGEVTDITLDRETYQARVEMAVNRSVDIIPTDSTAVIRTAGLLGEKYIDVSIGADQSYMQPGDTFYGTQSALNIERLISNFASGK